Proteins encoded within one genomic window of Lynx canadensis isolate LIC74 chromosome B4, mLynCan4.pri.v2, whole genome shotgun sequence:
- the USP6NL gene encoding USP6 N-terminal-like protein isoform X4 yields MFRDRYGVKQQSLFHVLAAYSIYNTEVGYCQGMSQITALLLMYMNEEDAFWALVKLFSGPKHAMHGFFVQGFPKLLRFQEHHEKILNKFLSKLKQHLDSQEIYTSFYTMKWFFQCFLDRTPFTLNLRIWDIYIFEGERVLTAMSYTILKLHKKHLMKLSMEELVEFLQETLAKDFFFEDDFVIEQLQISMVELKRAKLDLPEPGKEDEYPRKPLGQLPPESAGISHLSNGQRSMGRSSPPLNSRRESNSSPHKKHEHSPHHQGRVGTPERVRALRRKSVDEDSKKLKDEADLQRKLPSGPQDSSRQYNHAAANQNSNATSTVRKEFVPKWNKPSDTSAVEKTAKYAIEGKSRSAHPSLTATVPSSADTRMSNVRQKMKVWDVDEGKRGSNASQYDNVPENDNSASIEEALERAYCHSPRKHVEPGSSPSRASNKFTFKVQPAGFTKYPSPLDGEDRRTVHPPSYSNPPVYHGNSPKHIPAADSSFASPQLTHGTPGNPSRRPYGSTLSVDTSPEKSYSRPLPLVLPSSRIEVLPVETGAGGYSGNSESPKNGKFLIPPVDYLPDNRKWSEVSYTYRPETHGQLWTQDANRSHLSKLPKYSAFQHVPFQDHSLPAVSVDSPVRYRTSPGLEDAGSSGYQYSGPSPPGYHYRNRDGLSIQESVLLS; encoded by the exons gcAACAATCCCTATTCCATGTTCTTGCTGCATATTCTATTTATAACACG GAAGTTGGATACTGTCAGGGGATGAGCCAGATCACAGCTTTGCTCCTTATGTATATGAATGAAGAAGATGCCTTCTGGGCCCTGGTCAAACTATTCTCAGGCCCCAAACATGCCATGCATG GCTTTTTTGTTCAAGGTTTTCCTAAACTCTTGAGATTTCAAGAACATCatgaaaaaatactgaataaatttCTGTCCAAGCTTAAGCAACACTTG gatTCTCAAGAAATCTACACAAGTTTTTACACAATGAAATggttttttcaatgtttccttGATCGT acTCCCTTTACACTAAACCTCAGAATATGGGATATCTACATCTTTGAAGGAGAACGAGTTCTTACCGCTATGTCTTATACAAtcttaaaattacacaaaa aACACCTAATGAAACTGTCCATGGAAGAACTTGTAGAATTTCTTCAGGAGACCCTGGCAAAGGATTTTTTCTTTGAAGATGACTTTGTAATAGAGCAACTTCAGATTTCTATGGTAGAACTGAAGCGCGCAAAATTAGACCTCCCAGAACCTG GTAAAGAGGATGAATACCCACGGAAACCTTTGGGACAGCTTCCACCCGAATCTGCTGGCATCAGTCACCTGAGCAACGGACAAAGAAGCATGGGCAGGTCAAGTCCCCCTCTGAACAGCAGAAGAGAGAGCAACTCTTCACCCCACAAAAAGCATGAGCATTCCCCTCACCATCAAGGTCGAGTTGGCACACCAGAAAGAGTAAGGGCGCTGAGAAGGAAATCCGTGGACGAAGACAGTAAAAAGCTTAAAGACGAAGCAGATTTGCAAAGAAAACTTCCATCGGGCCCACAAGACAGTTCGAGGCAATATAATCACGCAGCTGCTAACCAGAACAGCAATGCCACTTCAACTGTCAGGAAGGAATTTGTGCCCAAGTGGAATAAACCGTCAGATACTTCAGCTGTTGAAAAAACTGCCAAATATGCCATCGAAGGCAAAAGTAGGTCAGCACACCCCTCGCTCACAGCCACCGTCCCGAGTTCTGCTGATACTCGGATGTCGAATGTGAGGCAAAAGATGAAGGTTTGGGATGTCGATGAAGGGAAACGGGGCTCCAATGCATCCCAGTACGATAACGTGCCCGAGAATGATAACAGCGCGTCTATTGAAGAGGCGCTAGAAAGAGCTTACTGTCACAGTCCCAGGAAGCACGTGGAGCCAGGGTCTAGTCCGTCAAGAGCCTCAAACAAGTTTACTTTTAAAGTGCAGCCTGCAGGTTTCACAAAATACCCGTCTCCGTTGGACGGGGAAGATCGCAGGACAGTGCACCCACCCTCCTACAGTAACCCCCCTGTGTACCACGGAAATTCTCCCAAACACATCCCTGCTGCCGACAGCAGCTTTGCATCTCCGCAGTTGACCCATGGGACTCCAGGGAATCCTTCCAGGAGACCTTATGGCTCTACTCTTTCAGTCGATACTTCTCCAGAGAAATCTTACAGCCGCCCTCTTCCTCTTGTCCTGCCATCCAGCCGAATAGAAGTTCTTCCTGTGGAGACCGGTGCCGGGGGGTATTCAGGCAATTCGGAGTCACCAAAGAACGGGAAATTCCTCATTCCTCCAGTGGATTATCTGCCGGATAACAGAAAATGGTCAGAAGTTAGTTACACATACAGACCTGAGACTCACGGACAGCTGTGGACTCAAGATGCTAACCGTAGCCACTTGAGCAAGTTACCAAAATATTCCGCCTTTCAGCATGTTCCCTTTCAGGACCATAGCCTCCCAGCAGTCTCAGTAGATAGTCCAGTGCGATACAGAACTTCACCAGGTTTAGAAGATGCCGGTTCCTCTGGGTATCAATATTCAGGGCCCTCGCCTCCAGGATATCACTACAGAAATCGGGATGGACTTTCTATTCAAGAATCAGTATTGCT GTCCTAA